In the Gemmatimonadaceae bacterium genome, one interval contains:
- a CDS encoding glycine--tRNA ligase encodes MSGFPDVMDKLVSLCKRRGFIFQSSEIYGGTGSVWDYGPLGVELKKNIKDRWWHAMVRSRDDIEGLDAAILMHPRTWEASGHVAGFVDPLVDCKTCKGRFRADKLEDARCPQKPSKQPGQHDACALTEARQFNLMFKTHMGALEESASVVYLRPETAQGIFVNFLNVQQSMRQKVPFGIAQIGKAFRNEITPGNFIFRTREFEQMEMQFFVEPGTDMEWFEQWKAMRMQWHFDLGLSPDRLEFHQHDEKELAHYARAAFDVQFDFGGTLGFQEIEGIHNRSDFDLTQHQQYSSKKLEYYDQVNNKRYVPYVIETSVGADRVTLAALVNAYREEAVPGEDEGRVVLGLKPAIAPIKAAIFPLTKKDGQPEMAHAIVNDLRGAFPVDYDESGSIGKRYRRQDEVGTPFCITVDGQSTGDQTVTVRDRDSLAQDRVNVSQLKGYLAAKLAG; translated from the coding sequence ATGTCTGGCTTTCCTGATGTGATGGACAAGCTCGTGTCGCTGTGCAAGCGGCGCGGATTCATCTTCCAGAGCTCCGAGATCTACGGCGGCACCGGTTCGGTGTGGGATTACGGGCCGTTGGGCGTGGAGCTCAAGAAGAACATCAAGGATCGCTGGTGGCACGCGATGGTCCGCTCGCGCGACGACATCGAGGGGCTCGACGCGGCCATCCTGATGCATCCGCGCACGTGGGAAGCGTCCGGCCACGTGGCCGGTTTCGTGGACCCGCTCGTGGACTGCAAGACGTGCAAGGGGCGCTTCCGCGCCGACAAGCTGGAAGACGCGCGGTGCCCGCAGAAGCCCTCGAAGCAGCCGGGCCAGCATGACGCCTGTGCGCTCACCGAAGCGCGGCAGTTCAACCTGATGTTCAAGACCCACATGGGCGCGCTGGAAGAGAGCGCGAGTGTGGTCTATCTGCGCCCGGAAACGGCGCAGGGCATCTTCGTGAACTTCCTGAACGTGCAGCAGTCGATGCGCCAGAAGGTGCCGTTCGGCATCGCGCAGATCGGCAAGGCGTTCCGCAACGAAATCACGCCGGGCAACTTCATCTTCCGCACACGCGAGTTCGAGCAGATGGAGATGCAGTTCTTCGTCGAGCCCGGCACCGACATGGAGTGGTTCGAGCAGTGGAAGGCCATGCGCATGCAGTGGCACTTCGACCTCGGCCTCTCGCCCGATCGCCTCGAGTTCCATCAGCACGACGAGAAGGAACTCGCGCACTATGCGCGCGCGGCGTTCGACGTGCAGTTCGACTTCGGCGGCACGCTGGGCTTCCAGGAAATCGAAGGCATTCACAACCGGTCGGACTTCGACCTGACGCAGCATCAGCAGTACTCCAGCAAGAAGCTCGAGTACTACGATCAGGTGAACAACAAGCGCTACGTGCCGTACGTGATCGAAACGTCGGTCGGCGCGGACCGCGTGACGCTCGCCGCGCTGGTGAATGCGTATCGCGAAGAAGCGGTCCCGGGCGAAGACGAGGGCCGCGTGGTCCTCGGCCTCAAGCCGGCGATTGCTCCGATCAAGGCGGCGATCTTCCCGCTCACGAAGAAGGACGGCCAGCCGGAAATGGCGCATGCAATCGTGAACGATCTGCGTGGCGCCTTCCCGGTGGACTACGACGAGTCCGGCTCGATCGGCAAGCGCTACCGCCGCCAGGACGAAGTCGGCACGCCCTTCTGCATCACGGTGGACGGGCAGAGCACGGGCGACCAGACGGTGACGGTGCGTGATCGTGATTCGCTGGCGCAGGATCGGGTGAACGTTTCCCAGCTCAAGGGCTACCTGGCGGCGAAGCTGGCGGGGTGA
- a CDS encoding phytase, whose translation MNAPLNTRRSVRAILPSVRRRGVVRPAVLGALVTACTTSDARRADSALGVLPSTDTLRAVVVTQPVRTDSDDPAIWLDTTDLTRSLVVGTDKGDTTGGLYVFRLDGTIDSSRVRSPMKRTNNVDIVSGLLVGGKTIDIAVTTERGAQALRVFRLPDMTPIDNGGIRVFDGDASRAPMGVALWRRPSDGMVFAIVGGKSGPAEGYLWQYRLEDAGDGTVRGGKVRAFGRYSGKKEIEAIAVDRRLGYVYYSDETVGIRQYHVDPDAPNANTELALFGTSGFVSDHEGIGIYEATDSTGYLLVSDQQGHRLRVFAREGTASAPFEHRLLAVIPVDAIETDGLDVTSRNLGPRFPAGMLVMMSTDRTFHFFDWRDVQNRLARRDTAVTK comes from the coding sequence ATGAACGCGCCCCTGAACACGCGGCGGTCCGTCCGCGCCATCCTGCCATCGGTACGCCGCCGTGGCGTCGTCCGCCCCGCGGTGCTGGGCGCCCTGGTCACCGCCTGCACCACCTCCGACGCGCGCCGTGCCGACAGTGCCCTCGGGGTGCTCCCATCGACGGATACGCTGCGAGCGGTGGTCGTGACCCAGCCCGTCCGGACGGACTCGGATGATCCGGCGATCTGGCTCGACACCACCGATCTCACCCGGTCCCTGGTCGTTGGCACCGACAAGGGTGACACGACCGGTGGCCTCTATGTCTTCCGGCTCGACGGCACGATCGACAGCAGCCGCGTGCGATCCCCGATGAAGCGCACGAACAACGTGGATATCGTGTCCGGGCTGCTGGTGGGCGGGAAGACGATCGATATCGCTGTGACCACCGAACGCGGGGCGCAGGCGCTCCGCGTCTTCCGCCTGCCCGATATGACGCCCATCGACAACGGCGGCATTCGCGTCTTCGATGGTGATGCCTCCCGCGCCCCGATGGGGGTCGCGCTCTGGCGCCGTCCATCCGACGGGATGGTCTTCGCCATCGTGGGCGGCAAGAGCGGCCCCGCCGAGGGCTACCTCTGGCAGTACCGGCTCGAGGATGCGGGCGACGGCACGGTCCGGGGGGGGAAGGTGCGCGCCTTTGGCCGCTACAGCGGCAAAAAGGAGATCGAAGCAATCGCGGTCGATCGCCGATTGGGATACGTCTACTACAGCGATGAAACGGTCGGGATTCGTCAGTACCACGTCGATCCCGACGCGCCGAACGCCAACACCGAACTCGCGCTCTTCGGGACCTCCGGGTTCGTGTCGGATCACGAAGGCATCGGCATCTACGAGGCGACCGACTCCACCGGATACCTCCTCGTCTCCGACCAGCAGGGGCACCGGCTCCGGGTCTTCGCGCGTGAGGGCACCGCAAGCGCACCATTCGAGCATCGTCTGCTGGCCGTGATCCCGGTGGACGCCATTGAGACCGACGGTCTGGACGTCACCTCCCGGAACCTGGGTCCACGTTTTCCGGCGGGCATGCTCGTGATGATGTCCACCGATCGCACGTTCCACTTTTTTGATTGGCGGGACGTACAGAACCGACTCGCGCGTCGAGACACGGCCGTTACCAAATAG
- a CDS encoding GxxExxY protein encodes MRAPNDITGAVVDAAIEIHRTLGPGLLESAYEEILVVELQARGLTVERQLMVPFEWKGHPIHYGFRIDLLVEGRVVVELKSTEKHSPIHVRQLLTYLRIMKLRYGLLVNFGAARMIDGIQRVSNGFSVDESPPN; translated from the coding sequence ATGCGCGCCCCCAACGACATCACCGGCGCCGTGGTCGACGCCGCCATCGAAATCCACCGCACCCTCGGCCCGGGCCTCCTCGAATCCGCCTACGAGGAGATCCTCGTGGTCGAACTCCAGGCGAGGGGGCTCACGGTCGAACGGCAGTTGATGGTCCCGTTTGAGTGGAAGGGCCACCCGATCCACTACGGCTTCCGAATCGACCTGCTCGTCGAGGGTCGGGTCGTCGTCGAGCTCAAGAGCACCGAGAAACACTCACCGATCCACGTGCGCCAGCTGCTGACCTACCTCCGCATCATGAAGCTGCGCTACGGTCTGCTGGTCAATTTCGGCGCCGCGCGCATGATTGATGGAATTCAGCGCGTGTCGAATGGTTTTTCTGTGGACGAGAGTCCGCCGAACTGA
- a CDS encoding glycosyl hydrolase codes for MNTLRTLALLAVPAAALVQPPAKPAAKAAPAAAKAAPLAPVTLDSTLLRGYRWRNIGPDRGGRSIAVSGVKGQKNVAYFGAVGGGLWKTTDGGENWFPVTDGQITSASVGAIAVSESNPDVIYIGMGESCIRGNIMPGDGIYKSTDAGKTWKHVGFRTVDAISKIRVDPTNPDIVYAAVFGKYSVNSTERGVYKSTDGGATWKRVLYRDDKTGAIDIALDRTNPKVMYAALWEAYRKEYQMSSGGPGSGLFKSTDGGESWTEITRAKGMPSGLVGRIGVATTAANPNRVYAIVENDNGGLFRSDDAGASWTLINGDRSIRQRAFYYTHVFADQKNADVVYAQNTSMFRSTDGGKTLMNASGNSHGDWHDLWIDPDDPTHLVAANDGGGAVTFNTAARFSEQDFPTEQFYHAITTAHTPYHVCGSQQDNSTLCTPSNWNNGGGFGRGGAGGGRGGPNFAGAEAFGGMASSYQVGGGEPGYIAADPNDPDVFYSGTNNGGYVDKFNRRLGMGREVNPYPWFYSGEPSKDIKERWQWTFPILFSQANPKALYVSSQRLWRSYDGGRTWKQMSPDLTRHAPETQEKSGGPITGDMNGPEVYGVIFSVGPSKITEQVIWTGSDDGLVHVTKNNGATWTNVTPKDMPEFGRVSQIDASKFDAGTAYISVRRPLLNDRAPYIFKTTDYGKTWTKIVNGLGAEDYVHAVREDPTRRGLLYAATQHGVYISYDDGANWQSLKLNMPDTPVADLIVEQNDLVIATHGRGFWILDNVAPLRQASPTVLAADAHLFAPPVGVRSAGGVQLAWFFKQAPKRAQLEILDSLGKVVRSFEGDTTRGGGAPAAGGGRRGGTTATFPLTPGLSRYNYDLRSTGIESFPGMIFWGAGTAGPALPSGHFTVRLTADGKAMTAPLTIVKNPLIKDVSDADLHAQFKFGSMVRDKTNEAQKAVIEIRRVKTQLEDRLKRAADDAALKEKGGTLKTNASAVEENVYQVRNQSGQDPLNFPIKVNNRLANLLSMSERGDGPPGTYMPEIFGILSKELSGYQATLDKVWKDDLAAVNKELARLKLPPLDPKCTVVTGCTVTP; via the coding sequence ATGAATACCCTGCGTACCCTCGCGTTGCTGGCCGTGCCGGCTGCGGCGCTGGTGCAGCCGCCGGCCAAGCCTGCTGCGAAAGCGGCTCCGGCGGCGGCGAAAGCGGCGCCGCTGGCGCCCGTCACGCTCGATTCCACCCTGCTGCGCGGCTATCGGTGGCGCAATATCGGGCCGGACCGTGGTGGCCGCTCGATCGCCGTGAGCGGCGTGAAGGGGCAGAAGAACGTTGCCTACTTCGGTGCCGTGGGTGGTGGGCTGTGGAAGACCACCGATGGCGGCGAGAACTGGTTCCCCGTGACCGACGGGCAGATCACGAGTGCGTCGGTGGGCGCGATCGCGGTCAGCGAGAGCAACCCCGATGTGATCTACATCGGCATGGGGGAGAGCTGCATTCGCGGCAACATCATGCCGGGCGATGGCATCTACAAGTCCACCGATGCCGGCAAGACGTGGAAGCATGTGGGCTTCCGCACGGTGGACGCGATCTCGAAGATCCGCGTCGATCCGACGAACCCCGACATCGTGTATGCGGCGGTGTTCGGCAAGTACAGCGTGAACAGCACGGAGCGGGGCGTCTACAAGAGCACCGACGGTGGCGCGACGTGGAAGCGCGTGCTCTATCGTGACGACAAGACGGGCGCCATCGATATCGCGCTCGATCGCACGAACCCGAAGGTGATGTACGCGGCGCTGTGGGAAGCGTACCGCAAGGAATACCAGATGTCGTCGGGCGGCCCGGGGTCGGGGCTGTTCAAGAGCACCGATGGCGGCGAGAGCTGGACGGAGATCACGCGCGCGAAGGGGATGCCGAGCGGCCTCGTGGGGCGCATCGGTGTCGCCACGACGGCGGCCAATCCGAACCGCGTGTACGCCATCGTGGAGAACGACAACGGTGGCCTGTTCCGCAGCGATGACGCGGGCGCGTCGTGGACGCTGATCAACGGTGACCGCAGCATCCGGCAGCGTGCGTTCTACTACACGCACGTCTTCGCCGACCAGAAGAATGCGGACGTGGTGTATGCCCAGAACACGTCGATGTTCCGTTCGACGGATGGCGGCAAGACGCTCATGAATGCGAGCGGCAACAGCCACGGCGACTGGCATGATCTCTGGATCGATCCGGATGATCCCACGCATCTGGTGGCTGCCAACGACGGTGGCGGCGCGGTGACCTTCAACACGGCCGCGCGCTTCTCGGAGCAGGATTTCCCGACCGAGCAGTTCTATCACGCGATCACGACGGCGCACACGCCGTACCATGTGTGCGGGTCGCAGCAGGACAACTCGACGCTCTGCACGCCGAGCAACTGGAACAACGGCGGCGGCTTTGGTCGCGGTGGGGCAGGTGGCGGGCGCGGTGGCCCGAACTTCGCCGGCGCGGAAGCGTTCGGTGGCATGGCGAGCTCGTATCAGGTGGGCGGTGGTGAGCCGGGGTATATCGCGGCCGATCCGAACGATCCGGACGTCTTCTACTCGGGCACCAACAACGGCGGGTACGTTGACAAGTTCAACCGCCGCCTCGGTATGGGGCGCGAGGTGAACCCGTATCCCTGGTTCTACTCGGGCGAGCCGTCGAAGGACATCAAGGAACGGTGGCAGTGGACGTTCCCGATCCTCTTCTCGCAGGCCAACCCGAAGGCGCTCTACGTGAGCTCGCAGCGCCTGTGGCGCTCGTATGACGGCGGCCGCACGTGGAAGCAGATGAGCCCCGATCTCACGCGGCACGCGCCGGAAACGCAGGAGAAATCGGGCGGCCCGATCACCGGCGACATGAACGGCCCCGAAGTGTATGGCGTGATCTTCTCGGTGGGCCCGTCGAAGATCACCGAGCAGGTGATCTGGACCGGCTCGGACGACGGGCTGGTGCACGTCACGAAGAACAACGGCGCCACGTGGACGAACGTGACGCCCAAGGACATGCCGGAGTTCGGGCGCGTCTCGCAGATCGACGCGTCGAAGTTCGACGCCGGCACCGCGTACATCTCGGTGCGCCGTCCGCTGCTGAACGATCGAGCGCCGTACATCTTCAAGACCACGGACTACGGCAAGACGTGGACGAAGATCGTGAACGGGCTGGGCGCCGAGGATTACGTGCACGCGGTGCGCGAAGATCCGACGCGACGTGGGCTGCTATACGCGGCCACGCAGCATGGCGTGTACATCTCGTATGACGACGGCGCGAACTGGCAGAGCCTCAAGCTCAACATGCCGGACACGCCGGTGGCGGACCTGATCGTGGAGCAGAACGATCTGGTCATCGCGACGCACGGCCGTGGCTTCTGGATCCTCGACAACGTGGCGCCGCTGCGGCAGGCGTCGCCGACGGTGCTCGCGGCGGATGCGCATCTGTTCGCGCCGCCGGTCGGGGTGCGCTCGGCGGGTGGTGTACAGCTCGCGTGGTTCTTCAAGCAGGCGCCCAAGCGCGCACAGCTCGAGATCCTCGATTCGCTGGGCAAGGTGGTGCGCAGCTTCGAGGGCGACACGACGCGCGGTGGTGGGGCACCGGCGGCGGGCGGCGGGCGCCGTGGCGGGACGACGGCCACGTTCCCGCTCACGCCGGGGCTGTCGCGCTACAACTATGATCTGCGCTCCACGGGCATCGAAAGCTTCCCGGGGATGATCTTCTGGGGCGCGGGCACGGCCGGTCCGGCGCTGCCGTCGGGGCACTTCACGGTGCGCCTCACGGCCGACGGCAAGGCGATGACGGCGCCGCTCACGATCGTGAAGAACCCGCTCATCAAGGACGTCTCCGACGCGGACCTGCATGCCCAGTTCAAGTTCGGCAGCATGGTGCGTGACAAGACGAACGAGGCGCAGAAGGCGGTGATCGAGATCCGCCGCGTGAAGACGCAGCTGGAAGACCGTCTCAAGCGCGCGGCCGACGATGCGGCACTCAAGGAAAAGGGCGGCACGCTCAAGACCAACGCTTCGGCGGTGGAGGAGAACGTGTATCAGGTCCGCAATCAGTCCGGCCAGGACCCGCTCAACTTCCCGATCAAGGTGAACAACCGGCTCGCGAACCTGCTCTCGATGAGTGAGCGTGGTGACGGCCCGCCGGGGACGTACATGCCGGAGATCTTCGGCATCCTGTCGAAGGAGCTCTCGGGGTATCAGGCCACGCTCGACAAGGTGTGGAAGGACGACCTCGCGGCGGTGAACAAGGAACTGGCGCGGCTCAAGCTGCCGCCGCTCGATCCGAAGTGCACCGTGGTGACCGGCTGCACGGTGACGCCGTGA
- a CDS encoding TonB-dependent receptor, translating into MRSIFLRVALGLAIVAPALQAQGVVSGTITDPTGRPLSGVLVLVDGTSIRAATDKGLYRVVNVPAGTRTITFRYLGYAPLSKTVTVTSGRTAVLDAKMVEVATALAAIQVKGQVVGQASALNQQRTAPTISSVIDNELVGRLPDPNMAEALARVPGIAVVRDQGEGRFVQIRGTNADLNSMSLNGMRVSTPEQNNRQLPMDVIPSDQAAQIQVAKTLTPDMDADAIGGNVNIVTRTAQANRPLFNVTAAGGQNQLGGGALVNLGLNAGKRFGASQKFGAMIGGTYYRNDRASQNIEGDWCSQTRNCGIAPSLTSLDAPNLFEYRDYPQVDRQRNGANATLDFLLKNNGKLFLRGTWNQFADDEVRARARFRFRGGTGSRWTMITPDSGVTTGSQFDRDIRLRKVVQNIYTAQFGGEHFSQGGKTFDWTIGTSLAQEDRPDVLTMAFRQSGMSLAYNFENADRPRANVVTGSFDDPTRFPFNSLIREVRKTRDDDVSGKINGSIPVRFGNVEGTLKGGLSARLKTRSNRLDNTTFSSAIGTNTLGATSATLMSLLTTETAGRTIFDGDYQFGRTFNPARMRSFIAENPNAFTVNTLTSQTTSAGGTYTVGEDVYAGYLMATLDAGPVKLIPGLRVEATRTENTAKIVSLNAAGTALTRPITDTTGSTSYTNVFPSLNATWRLSDYTNVKAAVTTALVRPQFRDMAPYINITAGQQTASIGNPALKATTAVNYDVMIEHYFTNVGFVAAGGFAKELTNFIFATSRARTAQDAVGPDATQIIQPQNGQTAKIYGFELAWQQNLTFLPHALRGLGLNANYTYTKSDATIEGLGRQGVTTPLPGQTGNAGNVGVFFDRGPVSLRVGGNYSGEFLSTINPQTPDGDTRTKSRFQVDASGSLQLRNRVKLFGEFINLSNTPLRAYVGNRPNRGGGGDDPSYEFYKPWGMLGVKIER; encoded by the coding sequence ATGCGATCGATATTCCTGCGCGTGGCCCTCGGCCTCGCGATTGTTGCTCCTGCCTTGCAGGCGCAAGGCGTTGTCAGTGGGACCATCACCGATCCGACCGGCCGCCCGCTCAGTGGTGTGCTGGTGCTCGTCGATGGCACGAGCATTCGCGCCGCCACCGACAAGGGCCTGTATCGCGTGGTGAACGTGCCGGCCGGCACTCGCACGATCACCTTCCGCTATCTCGGCTACGCGCCGCTCTCCAAGACGGTCACGGTCACGAGCGGCCGGACCGCCGTGCTTGATGCGAAGATGGTGGAAGTCGCCACGGCGCTTGCCGCGATTCAGGTCAAGGGCCAGGTGGTTGGTCAGGCATCCGCGCTCAATCAGCAGCGGACCGCGCCGACGATCTCGAGCGTCATCGACAATGAACTGGTCGGGCGTCTCCCCGATCCGAACATGGCCGAAGCCCTCGCGCGCGTCCCGGGGATCGCGGTCGTGCGCGATCAGGGCGAAGGGCGCTTCGTGCAGATCCGCGGCACGAACGCGGACCTCAACAGCATGTCGCTCAACGGCATGCGCGTCAGCACACCGGAACAGAACAACCGGCAGCTACCGATGGACGTGATTCCGTCGGACCAGGCGGCGCAGATCCAGGTCGCCAAGACGCTCACGCCGGACATGGACGCCGACGCCATCGGCGGCAACGTGAACATCGTGACGCGCACGGCGCAGGCGAACCGCCCGCTCTTCAACGTCACCGCGGCCGGCGGCCAGAACCAGCTCGGTGGTGGCGCCCTGGTGAACCTCGGTCTCAACGCGGGCAAGCGGTTCGGCGCCAGCCAGAAGTTCGGCGCCATGATCGGCGGCACGTACTATCGCAACGATCGCGCCTCGCAGAACATCGAGGGTGACTGGTGCTCGCAGACGCGCAACTGCGGTATCGCGCCCTCCCTGACCTCGCTCGACGCGCCCAACCTCTTCGAGTACCGCGACTATCCGCAGGTTGATCGTCAGCGCAACGGCGCCAACGCCACGCTCGATTTTCTGCTCAAGAACAACGGCAAGCTCTTCCTGCGCGGCACCTGGAATCAGTTTGCCGACGATGAAGTGCGCGCCCGCGCACGCTTCCGCTTCCGTGGCGGCACGGGCTCCCGCTGGACCATGATCACCCCGGACTCCGGCGTGACGACCGGTTCCCAGTTCGATCGCGACATCCGCCTGCGCAAGGTGGTGCAGAACATCTATACCGCGCAGTTCGGCGGCGAGCACTTCTCGCAGGGCGGCAAGACGTTCGATTGGACCATCGGTACTTCGCTGGCGCAGGAGGACCGTCCAGACGTCCTCACGATGGCGTTCCGGCAGAGTGGCATGTCGCTGGCGTACAACTTCGAGAACGCCGACCGGCCGCGGGCGAATGTCGTGACCGGCTCGTTCGACGACCCGACGCGCTTCCCGTTCAACAGCCTGATTCGTGAAGTGCGCAAGACGCGTGACGACGATGTGAGCGGCAAGATCAACGGCTCCATCCCGGTCCGTTTCGGGAATGTGGAGGGCACGCTCAAGGGTGGCCTCTCGGCGCGCCTCAAGACGCGCAGCAACCGCCTCGACAACACGACCTTCAGCAGCGCGATCGGCACCAACACGCTCGGCGCCACCAGCGCCACGCTGATGTCCCTGCTGACCACCGAGACGGCGGGGCGGACGATCTTCGACGGTGACTACCAGTTCGGCCGCACCTTCAATCCCGCCCGCATGCGGTCGTTCATCGCGGAGAATCCGAACGCCTTCACGGTGAACACGCTCACATCGCAGACCACCTCCGCCGGCGGTACGTACACCGTGGGTGAGGACGTCTACGCCGGGTACCTGATGGCGACGCTGGATGCCGGCCCGGTGAAGCTGATTCCCGGCCTGCGTGTCGAAGCGACCCGTACCGAGAACACCGCCAAGATCGTGTCGCTCAATGCCGCCGGCACGGCGCTGACCCGCCCCATCACGGACACGACGGGTTCCACGAGCTACACGAACGTCTTCCCGAGCCTCAACGCGACCTGGCGCCTCTCGGATTACACGAACGTGAAGGCCGCGGTCACCACGGCGCTCGTACGGCCGCAGTTCCGCGACATGGCACCGTACATCAACATCACCGCCGGCCAGCAGACCGCCAGCATCGGCAATCCGGCGCTCAAGGCCACCACGGCGGTCAACTACGACGTCATGATTGAGCACTACTTCACGAACGTCGGCTTCGTGGCCGCCGGCGGCTTTGCGAAGGAGCTCACCAACTTCATCTTCGCGACGTCACGCGCCCGCACCGCACAGGATGCGGTGGGCCCCGATGCCACGCAGATCATTCAGCCGCAGAACGGCCAGACGGCCAAGATTTACGGTTTCGAGCTGGCCTGGCAGCAGAACCTCACGTTCCTCCCGCATGCCCTGCGCGGCCTCGGCTTGAACGCGAACTACACCTACACGAAGTCGGACGCCACGATCGAAGGGCTCGGCCGCCAGGGCGTCACCACGCCGCTCCCCGGCCAGACGGGTAACGCCGGCAACGTCGGGGTGTTCTTCGACCGGGGTCCGGTGTCGCTCCGCGTGGGCGGCAACTACTCGGGCGAGTTCCTCTCCACGATCAACCCGCAGACCCCGGATGGCGACACGCGCACCAAGTCGCGGTTCCAGGTGGACGCGTCGGGCAGCCTGCAGCTGCGCAACCGCGTGAAGCTCTTCGGCGAATTCATCAACCTCTCCAACACTCCGCTGCGGGCCTACGTCGGCAATCGCCCGAATCGCGGCGGCGGCGGCGATGACCCGAGCTACGAGTTCTACAAGCCCTGGGGCATGCTCGGCGTGAAGATCGAGCGCTGA
- a CDS encoding SDR family oxidoreductase yields the protein MTTSRPVALVTGASRGIGRAIALTLAPSHNLILVARDAERLQTLAGECEALGASVQVMRVDVRDGLAAAAALTGLHVDVLVNNAGVAVMKPFLEMTAEEWHRQVDVNVNALYHVTRAVLPGMVQRGRGHVCIIGSTAGRNTFVGGTCYTGTKHFVMGFAESLMLEVRDAGVAVSVITPGSVATELFPEGTNTTWMLDPQNVADAVAFAVTAPPHMLVHRLEVRPLSPKRPRASFGT from the coding sequence ATGACCACTTCCCGTCCTGTTGCGCTCGTCACCGGTGCCTCGCGTGGCATCGGCCGCGCGATCGCGCTCACGCTCGCGCCCTCGCACAACCTGATCCTGGTCGCCCGCGACGCCGAGCGGCTCCAGACCCTCGCCGGCGAGTGCGAGGCGCTGGGGGCGTCGGTGCAGGTCATGCGGGTCGATGTCCGCGATGGCCTTGCCGCGGCCGCCGCGCTCACCGGGCTGCACGTGGACGTGCTGGTGAACAATGCCGGCGTCGCCGTGATGAAGCCGTTCCTCGAGATGACCGCCGAGGAGTGGCACCGGCAGGTGGATGTGAACGTGAACGCGCTCTATCACGTGACGCGCGCCGTGCTGCCCGGCATGGTGCAGCGCGGTCGTGGTCATGTGTGCATCATCGGCAGCACGGCCGGTCGCAACACGTTCGTGGGCGGCACCTGCTACACGGGGACCAAGCACTTCGTGATGGGCTTCGCCGAGTCGCTGATGCTGGAAGTGCGCGATGCGGGCGTGGCAGTGAGTGTGATCACGCCGGGGTCGGTGGCGACCGAGCTGTTCCCCGAGGGCACGAATACGACCTGGATGCTGGATCCGCAGAACGTGGCGGATGCCGTGGCCTTCGCGGTCACCGCGCCACCGCACATGCTGGTGCATCGCCTCGAAGTGCGGCCCCTGTCTCCCAAGCGTCCGCGGGCGTCGTTTGGCACCTGA
- a CDS encoding GAF domain-containing protein gives MAPESSDPPSVSALATSESRELLAVREIAHAYLVAERPGDVQQFALDRVTPLLGASFSLVMELGADGQLLRPVAQHEWPSKHRHWIGALRVRIGDGPSGLAVAERRLVEVPDLFADASLDAWHEVAHELSFRSILAAPLETADGPIGAVAFYFADATSLTDEQRTLVRVVADQLAAATDKAHRTDALRRANAALAEANHELAVQARARAKAEQQRDAVETRVVDALLALTAPGEALEATAALGRLEAAHALAQASHEFTLVTRAGFTPGDDDVDPREPLREAVGRWRQRMPAAVIQVEEPTVLLPTIRASQAWLTRAMDLALGLALRTADAATLVRAGVELGRGFLALQVRWDARAEVPPADAAHPPVHADILERVGRGDYLDGSVAGRLVTAVDLPLLRALVARLGGDVRLEMPPAGDDHAHAIVLLFPVAVRG, from the coding sequence TTGGCACCTGAGTCCAGCGACCCGCCATCGGTGTCGGCGCTCGCGACCTCCGAGTCACGCGAGCTCCTCGCCGTTCGCGAGATCGCGCACGCGTATCTCGTTGCCGAGCGCCCGGGCGATGTGCAGCAGTTCGCGCTCGATCGCGTCACGCCGCTGCTCGGCGCGAGCTTTTCGCTGGTGATGGAGCTTGGCGCCGACGGGCAGCTGCTGCGCCCCGTCGCGCAGCACGAGTGGCCGTCGAAGCACCGGCATTGGATCGGAGCGTTGCGGGTGCGCATCGGTGACGGGCCGAGCGGCCTGGCCGTGGCGGAACGGCGGCTGGTGGAGGTGCCGGATCTCTTCGCGGATGCCTCTCTGGATGCGTGGCACGAGGTCGCCCACGAGCTGTCGTTTCGCTCCATTCTGGCGGCGCCACTCGAGACGGCGGACGGGCCGATCGGTGCCGTGGCGTTCTACTTCGCCGATGCGACCAGTCTGACGGATGAACAGCGCACGCTCGTGCGTGTGGTGGCCGATCAGTTGGCGGCGGCGACCGACAAGGCGCATCGCACGGATGCGTTGCGTCGCGCGAATGCGGCGCTGGCCGAGGCGAATCACGAACTCGCGGTCCAGGCCCGCGCACGGGCCAAGGCGGAGCAGCAGCGCGATGCGGTGGAGACGCGCGTGGTGGACGCGCTGCTGGCACTCACCGCGCCGGGGGAGGCGCTCGAGGCGACCGCCGCGCTGGGCCGGCTCGAGGCCGCGCACGCGCTGGCGCAGGCGTCGCATGAGTTCACGCTGGTCACGCGCGCGGGGTTCACGCCCGGCGATGATGACGTGGACCCCCGGGAGCCGCTGCGTGAGGCGGTGGGTCGCTGGCGGCAGCGGATGCCGGCGGCGGTGATTCAGGTCGAGGAGCCCACGGTGCTGCTCCCGACCATCCGGGCCAGTCAGGCGTGGCTCACCCGGGCTATGGATCTGGCCCTTGGCCTCGCCCTGCGCACGGCCGACGCTGCCACGCTGGTGCGGGCGGGCGTCGAGCTTGGCCGCGGCTTTCTGGCGTTGCAGGTACGCTGGGACGCCCGTGCCGAGGTGCCGCCGGCCGACGCGGCGCACCCGCCCGTGCACGCCGATATACTTGAACGGGTTGGGCGCGGGGATTACCTCGACGGATCGGTGGCCGGGCGTTTGGTCACGGCCGTGGACCTGCCGCTCCTGCGGGCGTTGGTCGCCCGCTTGGGGGGCGACGTGCGGCTCGAAATGCCGCCGGCGGGTGACGATCACGCGCATGCCATCGTGTTGCTGTTCCCTGTGGCGGTGCGCGGCTAG